ACGTATACTTTTCATCTGACCTTGTTATCTTTAAATGACCAAAATCATAATCAAATCCGAGGCTCCAATAACACATATGACTATGCCTGGGTTTGTTCTCTTTGGAGAAGTGCTTCACGACAGCGCTAGGTTCATCTGTAGAAAGTAATCTCAAACATTGGCCGTTCTCATAAAATCTGAAATACCTGTAATAGGTGATCATGTGAACTGGCTTTAAAAGAGATAACGAACTTTCTGCATTGGAACCGTATCTTACATAATTTACTACACTGATGTAAACACCTTCGAATTTAATATATGGCCTTTCCCTTAACATACGATAATCATCACCCCGCcatatttccttttcaaagGTATTTATATCGGTGATTCCGTTAAGATCCATTGCCATTTTGTCGTATATTTGCTTAGAATATATGTACTTCGCGAAAGTTTTAAATGGCACAGAATCGTGGAAGCAAAGCTTGCTAAAGGTGGAACAAGTCATCGACAAATTCACCCAAGATTCACCAGACATTAATATaacttttttaataattcTCAGTAAAATGTCGTCAGGCAAGATTTCCAGAATCCAGCAGGGTTGAAGTTcagcattttcttcaacagaTAAGTCATCTTTACCggtttcattttgttcatcTGGAGCATCAGTAGTCATTGATAATCCCGATAGTTTTTTGTGCAGCATCCACTCAtcaagtattttttttctgtacAGTGATTCCACATTATCATGGATTTTCAATGCACTTCGATAGAAGTTTATAGCATCTGACATTGACCCATCCTTCTCTTTCAGTACACCTTTTTCCCAAATAGCAATAGCCTCTTTAGCCCTAGGGTCCTTTTCATAATCTACTATCATTTGCTCCTTGAGTTTAGCTTATGGAACACATGTGTCGTCGCCAAAGATGATGGGGAATGTTTGCTTTTATCTTGCTCAGTCGATTTCGCTATCTAGGAACTAcaatccttttttttgtcatttGGAAGGCTCTTTAAAATTCCGAATCGATAAGTTCGGAGGTGGGAAAGGATAGCGGTATATTCCTTCCCAAATAAAAAGGCTACAAACACATTACATAAAGAATATTTGTTCAAGTAAACATATCCTCTTCACTCAAGATTACTTCGACAAACCATCATTGGTGTTTCCACCAATCAGCATATCAATCTCATTCAATAAAGTAAAGTCAAAATTGTACTCTAAGGCAAAATCGTTACCGTGAGATAGAGTCCCTAATAAATCCATAGTTTCTGAATTATGCAAAGCATCTTCAGAGTTTTCTATGAATTTTCTAGCAAGTTCGTAATTCAGGGTAGGCGCacttaaaaaatttaagaAGTCTTGTTTTCTATCCTTTTTAATCAAGTTGGACTTCATGCATTGGATGGCTAAAATCGCAGAATAAATCATGTAAATTGTGGCCTTCTCAAACGTcttaaatttatttttccaaacttttaaaagataataCAGTTCATCAACATAACCTTCAACCAATTCCCGGCTTTGTTTGATTTCGTATATGAAAGGTTTATTATAGGAAATTAGCACGATATAGTAATGAAACCATACGTAAGCTATGGTTGGGTTAAAATCTGTCATTTCCATCAATGACCTCTTGGTCCATTGTAGTTCAGGGGGCAAATCCCTTCTCCAATTGTATACCTCCAGATTAAATTTGGCCAAGTATTCACTCCTTTGAAGTAGAGTTTCGTTTGGGCTGAAAATCTTGGATGCAAAAATCTCCGTTATTCTCGATAACACAATCAGTTTCTTCAAGGGGTTTGCAGTGGACAATATTACTTTTGGGTCATATATGTACTCCTCTATACCAGTCTCAATTTCAGGTAGCTCGTCTGTTTCTGGAACAGTGGAATTGGACAAACGCAAGGAAGTTGATCTTCCAAAGAGGATCGCTATTAAATGATCAGCAATGTAGCAGCCCCAATAAATTCTACTTCTCACTTCAAAATCCATTATTGACAGCTCGTCTTCATAAACATTACTCCATGCTTCTGGATTCAAATGTAGGCCGATTTCGTGGGCAATCCTAAATGCCAGCCCAGAAAGATACCAAGCCATGGGGTTTTCTCCGCTTCCAATGTCATAAAATGCCAAACACAATAGAGTCTGGATGATTGCTAATTTCGAAGAGGACGACGATTCAGCTAACGAAGAATCTTccagttgaaaaatttttttgagtaCTATCGTCTTGGCTCTTTGATAAAACACTTCAGattgttgaaaaagctCAGTTTCTGATTTGTATGAAATCAAAGATCCCAATGCAGCGATTGCAAATACCAATTCTTCGGAACAATAGTAACTTTTAGTGTTAGTATCACCGAAGAAAGCACTTAAGAAAGTTTCTCTATGAATGAAAAGGTAATGTCCCGGGTATAgccatttgaaaaagagtGACAACGATCTTAAGATAAGGGGACTTcttgataaattttttaggCTGACCTGCTGTTGCTGATATCTTGTGCTTCCATCcgtcttcttttttattatagACAAGGAATTTGATGGATATATACTATTTGTGCCAACTGGTGGAGGGCTCTCGGAAGGCATTTTCTTGGTGAACGCATCAGACTCATTCTCATCGTTGCTTTCAGATGATGGTAGTGCTGATTGTGCTGTTTCGCCATACTttaagattttttcattaggAGCATCACCATGATCACTGTTGTTTTTTAACGAGGAGAGAGCATTGCTAGCAATTGTGGAAGACGAGGAACTTAATATTTGCAACTGTTCTTTCAAAGACCGAATCTGGCTCTGTAAAGCTTCTACGTAAGTCGTAGAATATCTTTTGTTCCTTAAGTCTTGTTGAGTGAATACACATTCGGTACGAAACTTGATACAGTTTGAACAAGGCTTTTCCATGTTacatttccttcttcttctacgGCAATTCTGGCATGCTAGTTTTCTCTTCCTGGGCACGTTGTTATTATTCTGGTCATTATCTGTCACAGATTTCTTTAAACTGGACGGAAGGGAGGGTGTTACCGTTGTTGTTAAAGGTGGAGGTGAAGGCTCCAACATCATTGCTGCGATTGTGTAGAGCTTCGAGTTTTAAAAGGgctatttttgaaaacttaCGGCGATGTCAACTTGTTGATTTTGCTTTGTTTCGTTCGGGATGGATCGGAACATCCGCTCACATATGAGAGGTTTACACTCTTGATGTATATGTTGCTCTATCTTGTATACGGTTAAGTAAAGTGATGtattatgtatatgtatgtatttatatatatatatatatatatgcgTGGTTTTCCatattgtatttttcttctctacTCTATATAGGCATTACTTTGACAGGAACGAGACTAAAGAAGAGGCAAAGTGCTGCGGGTTGTCCAGGAAAAGATTATGGCCAGCATCAGGGACTTCAACGTAGCTAGCCTTTGCCTTGTTTTTTAGCATTGATTCAGTAGTCAAGTAGCCCGCATATTTATCCATCCAATCGTGCTCGCCATACATGAACATGACAGGCGTTGCTGGGTTCAAAAAACGAACGTTGTTTATTATCGGATCTCTAGCGATCAGATTCCTTTCAAACAAATGGGTGAACACCTTGATTGTCTGTGGTTGCACCGTCTGGTTCTTCCCGACAAATGAGTGCAAAAGATAGTCCTTATATATCTGATCCGGAACTTTTACGTATGCGGTGGAGATGTAGTTCGAGCACAATTTGGAGCCTATGGGTCCCATCCACTTCAAAACGTTTAGCTGgttttcaaagataaaCCGCGGTACGTTCAGCTTTCTTGTATAATATCGGGACGATGGGTCGGTAAACGTAAGTGGATAGGTGGTGTTGGGCTCCCATTTGTGGGTGATAGCATGTATACTGTTTTCCACACCAAGAGGAGATATGAGACACAGTTTCTCAATGGAATCAGGGTACTTGAGGGCGTATTTGAATGAAATATATCCTCCGAATGAATGGCCCACCACGTTTATTTTGCGAAGCTTGTTATCCTTCCGCCATTGCTCTATCCTGTCTACGAAGTAGCTTTCGTACTGCTCCAGGTGTGACTTGATGTCCTCTGCTGGGGGGCGCTTCTCTATCACAGGGATTACTACGTCATCTTCTATATGCTTAAACCTGAGAGACTTGATCTTCTTGGTTTTGTTCACTTGCAATGCTGGCGCCTCTGAGGCACCATTGGCTGGCAAGTCGATGGCATATAGATCTTTAATGTTGTCTGACAGGTTCTCAAACGTCCTGTAGAACGCCATCGACGAGGCAGCGTATCCATGGATTAGTACTGTAGGCGTGCACACTTTGTTCGCACGCTTATTGTGGAAATGCCACTGGTTAATCCCGCCTGGAGTCATCGTGTTATTAACGGACCCACGCACAGTGGTGCTATCCATAATTTGCTGCTGCAGGGCCTTCAGGCCCTGCACGCTAGCACACACCTTGGCGTCTGCAGTAGTGGTCTCCTTCTCAGTTTTGCTGCACCATTTGAAAGTGTTTGTCCACATTCTACTGAAGAAAACTACGCTTACGTATGTATATGTCCTGAACAATGAGAGAAAGACCTGCGAATATACTTCTACTACTCCACGTACAAAAAAGAGCACGCTGCTTTATTTATACTTTTGTGCCACAAGAATGATCAACATCAACATAAATATCAACTAGTATCTGCAACACATCTGCTCCACGGAACTAAACCCGTTGAGCAGTGCCCCGTGGAAACGTAAACTATCGCAAATTGGGATTAACAAGCCAAAAACAGCCAAGCAAGATTCACGAAACCGCGCCTCGTTTGGACCCCGAAGGCCCATTTAACGGCCGGCCGTTACAAGCAAGATCGGCAGAGCAAACCACTCCCCAGCACCACAGCACATCACTGCACGAGCAACAATAACTAGAACATGGCAGATAGCGAGGATACCTCTGTGATCCTGCAGGGCATCGACACAATCAACAGCGTGGAGGGCCTGGAAGAAGATGGTTACCTCAGCGACGAGGACACGTCACTCAGCAACGAGCTCGCAGATGCACAGCGTCAATGGGAAGAGTCGCTGCAACAGTTGAACAAGCTGCTCAACTGGGTCCTGCTGCCCCTGCTGGGCAAGTATATAGGTAGGAGAATGGCCAAGACTCTATGGAGTAGGTTCATTGAACACTTTGTATAAGTGTTTGTTGTTTATGTATCCGCATATAGCAGTTATAACAGATAAATGGCACTTTTCGCACACCCGTTGTTTTATCTCCGATAGTACGTGGGCCTTTATTTATGGTCGTTTAACGAAAGAACGGCATCTTGAATTGAGCAGGTATTTAAAAGATAGGACGAGAAACAAGCACATGATCTGTGTCGAAAAAAAGTAgcaaagagaaaaagtaGGAGGATAGGATGAACAGGAAAGTAGCTATCGTAACGGGTACTAATAGTAATCTTGGTCTGAACATTGTGTTCCGTCTGATTGAAACTGAGGACACCAATGTCAGATTGACCATTGTGGTGACTTCTAGAACGCTTCCTCGAGTGCAGGAGGTGATTAACCAGATTAAAGATTTTTACAACAAATCAGGCCGTGTAGAGGATTTGGAAATAGACTTTGATTATCTGTTGGTGGACTTCACCAACATGGTGAGTGTCTTGAACGCATATTACGACATCAACAAAAAGTACAGGGCGATAAACTACCTTTTCGTGAATGCTGCGCAAGGTATCTTTGACGGTATAGATTGGATCGGAGCGGTCAAGGAGGTTTTCACCAATCCATTGGAGGCAGTGACAAATCCGACATACAAGATACAACTGGTGGGCGTCAAGTCTAAAGATGACATGGGGCTTATTTTCCAGGCCAATGTGTTTGGTCCGTACTACTTTATCAGTAAAATTCTGCCTCAATTGACCAGGGGAAAGGCTTATATTGTTTGGATTTCGAGTATTATGTCCGATCCTAAGTATCTTTCGTTGAACGATATTGAACTACTAAAGACAAATGCCTCTTATGAGGGCTCCAAGCGTTTAGTTGATTTACTGCATTTGGCCACCTACAAAGACTTGAAAAAGCTGGGCATAAATCAGTATGTAGTTCAACCGGGCATATTTACAAGCCATTCCTTCTCCgaatatttgaattttttcacctATTTCGGCATGCTATGCTTGTTCTATTTGGCCAGGCTGTTGGGGTCTCCATGGCACAATATTGATGGTTATAAAGCTGCCAATGCCCCAGTATACGTAACTAGATTGGCCAATCCAAACTTTGAGAAACAAGACGTAAAATACGGTTCTGCTACCTCTAGGGATGGTATGCCATATATCAAGACGCAGGAAATAGACCCTACTGGAATGTCTGATGTCTTCGCTTATatacagaagaagaaactggAATGGGACGAGAAACTGAAAGATCAAATTGTTGAAACTAGAACCCCCATTTAATATATCTCTGCGtacatatgtatatatatatatgtgtgtaTATACATGTATGTCTGTATAGAAAACGCATATCAACTGATATATATACACGTGAAGCAAAAAAGGCATTGCCTCTGTCAGAGAAACGAACTATCCTCGTTGCTATAGTGTCTTCTGCACTTATCGCGTAGACTTTCTATTGGCACTCTGTCATGGCATTTAATCTTGTACACATTCTTTAATTCTTCTTGCAAAAGAAGGTACTCTTCATGCAAATGATGACTTTGGAGTGAATTGACTAATCCTGAGTCGTTCCAGAAACTTTTTAAGGCGTTCGTTTCATGATTTATTATGTCATCCAACCGTCTCATATTAGGTTTCGAATTTGTTACAAATTCTCGCCTTGATAACCTCTCCAGGTCTTCTTTGTTGCATCCAGGTACACTCTCTAACAACATTGAACCATTGCCCTCCGGATTCGCACTGTCATATTTATTAGCCTCTTCGCCGCACATGATGTCAATATCGGGTCGATAGCTGTCTATGCCGTCTAGATGGCCCACCTTATGAAACACAAGACAATGTGCTGCCCTTTCGGCTTTCAAAAAACTGTCAATTCTACTTTCCCTTAGCGTATTGCGCTCACAAAACGGTGAATAATCGTAttgcttttcttcctcGATGTGGCTCAAAGTATTCAGATAGTCGACTTCGTCTACGTCCATATTTATCCCATAGAGATCATCTGCAGTCCTCTCCTCTAGTACTTCGCCTGTTATGGGCATCGAATCATCATTTATTACCCTTGTCGACCTTTTCCGTAGCGGTGTGGTAAAATTGTTAAAGTTGGCTTTGTTGAACCTTGGTGTTTTCCAGGGCGGCAATGACGGTAGTTGAAACAACTTGCCTTCGTTCTTATCACCATTTTGGTTCATCTTACTTTGTCACAGCTATTTCTTTCCTTCCTGAATTTGTCCTTCCAAACCTAGTTCCCTGTTCTtaatttccttttatttaggtttttttttttgttttgtcaAGAGCCGCGCACAAAATATGGTATTATTATAGAAAAGTTGGACTTAAAAGCTTGAAAAAGCTTAGATTTTATATTCATATGCTGGTATATATGTACGACTAAATAATATAAATTTGATTATAACAATCCACTCAAGGTCAGCTTCTCCAGGAATGGTGAAAGATCTTCACGACGTATTTCAATTATGgaactttcaaaattatctATTCTCACTTTAGCATCCGTTTCTGCAGTTATTTGTTGAAACGCCATGCtgaaattattcaaaatagGTTTTTTTGTGTGTATCGTGTCTAGTCCGCGAGGATACCTAGGTGTTAACCCAGCAACCAAGTAAGTGTCCGTATTTTCATCTATGCTGGCAAGCACCATGGGCAACAATTGCTTGTCTTCAGATTCCGCACAGCATTCTATGAGCCAATTTCCTAATCTTAATAACGTCAATGGGTTTCTGTACAAGTCTAAATCGGGTCCGTCTTGTAAGACGCATAATCTATAAATTCTTAAATGCTTGattaatttcttctccAATATAGCAACCCCGGTATTAAAAATTGCTCTCTGTAAGTCTTGTGCTAGTTGAATGCCACGGTTTAATAGTTCCACCTTTCTGTCATCTAGAGCATCCCAACTGAGCCAAAAATTCGAAACCCAtctttttctcaaattcGTCAATTTTTGAGCGCtgttatcttcttcttcctctcCATCTGTATCGTCATTATTgtcattatttattttcacACTATCCTTATCAGTTGAATTACCTACTTCCAAAAGAGCTGTTAGTGCTTCGACAAATTCACTGGCACTTATGGACCCACGATATCCAAGAGTTCTAACAAACCCATCTCTAATTATATCTTGCAACCCATAACGATCCAAATTTTTGTCAAATATTATCCCAAGTTCTCTCTTAATAGAATGATCCATGTATAACCATGTTTCTTGTGCAGTACTTAATGGTATACCCATTCTAGCAAACATCTTATGCAATCTCTTTTTCCCATTTTCATTCCATAGGGATAGTTTGGCATTGACATAGTtagaataataaaaactGTCGTACAATGAAGAATGCCTCAGTAAGAAAAGGTAGTAATCCGGTTGGATGTTTAACGTCAATGTATCAGGGGTCTTTACTGAGTTTCTACTGCTTGGTGTGAGACGCTTCACTTCATCTTGCAATAAGGGGTATAATCGATTGTAAACTTGAGCATATGCTATATCTAACGAGGTCGTACCAAGTATATTCAACCACAGGTTTGAAAGATTTGTTTCTCCGATAGCAGACAATAATGAATAGATTTGTGCAGATATCGAGTTAACCACTGTTGTGCCTTGAGAATAGTATTCCTCCAAAACACCTTCATATTCATGGATTTGCTTCTTTCgttgctttctttttgagaGATCATTCGGTCCTATTGAAGAATTACCTCTTTTATTAGATATTGTCtcatcttcgtcttcttcgTCCTCGTCTGTGACTTCATCGGCATCAGTTGCCTCATCGTCACCCCCATTATTATCGTTCTCGTCACCTGAGAGCTCATCGTCACCACTCTCCTCGTCCAGTTCAAGCAATTTATAGTatgcttctttttgttcGCCTAATGTGTCATCCACCGTACCGTCGTCAAAACATTGGATGATTTGTGATCCAAATATATTGTCGAGATTCCACGGTCTATGAGCATCCAACACGTAGATGTCTCTCCTGAAACTTTGTTCCCCCGACTTTTCATCTGTATCGATAACATACTCTTGGGGATCGATTTCTAAGAAAGCCTCCAGATCAATAACGCCTCCAAACCCTACTAATAGCAGACTATTTATATTGTCATCCAATTGAGAATAGTGGCGTCGTAATTCAGAGTACCCAAATATCGGTACTATTTGAGATTGTACCAAttgttttttgaataatagtGACAACATCTTCGTCGCACACAGCGCATCGATGTTAAGACAAGAAACGAAAATGACCAATTGACATGATGAATGAGACGATGAATTCCTTAAGATTTTGTTGTAGGCTTCGCTAAACTGGCTGATTCCATAATACATGTGCGAGAGTATATTCTTGTTATTATGTGCCTTCTCTCTAGTGTTTATTGCTACACTTTTATTGCTCTATAGTGCGTTGTATAAAGTAGCCACAATGGATTGTTGGCATTACTACAGCTTCATTATTTACTGAAATTTCTTAAAACGCGTTAGATGatatgttgaaaaaaaaatacgcGTCGTGAATGAAACTTATTAGGTTTTACGACTAGTTAAAGCAAGAGAGAGAAGATCGAATTGACTAAATGTCTTCACTTTGAATTTATTCTAGTAGGATTCGCATGGCTTTTTCATAATAAAAATCTCGTTTATTTATGCTTTTGGTTGGTTTTCCTTTGATAAATGCGGCCCTTGCTTTGTTTGTGGTTGCAACGAGTTCGTCAAATGATAAATTGACGCTTAACACAGACGCATGGGAACCACGTAATTGAATTAATGTTTTCTTCTCGAAACAATTGCAATGTGACTTTCTTGTTAGGCAATGTGAGATGAAAGATGGCCTTTACCTTTGCAGATGTTTGGGTGTGGCTCTGAGCTGTCCTTTATAATTATAGAGATAATTTTGATGAAAGCTCAGAAGACCTTTAATGACGAAAAATAGGCATGGTTTGCCAGGCAAAAAACGACCAAATTTTACTGTAGTATGAGTCAAAGTCGCTGGAGTATCGTTCTCATCTTTGcattgtttatttttggcAGCACTGGAGTGAATgccttcttcaatttcgGTCATCAtcagcaacagcaacagcaacagcaacaatCATATGAAGATCAAGTTTTAAATAACCCTTGTGATGGGTATTTGTGTCCGGACACCCTAACGTGCGTTGCACAGCAGAAAGACTGTCCTTGTCCCTTCCCTAAATCTCAGTTGAAATGTGTCCTTCCTGATAATAAATTTGTTTGCATATCCAAACCAGCCACACACAATGAAAAGTTTAGAGCAATATATGATGACCCTGTCAAGGGCCCCAAAGCAAAGAACAAGGGGTTTAGGGATTGTGGATGGGTATCAGATGCTTACAAAAACCATTGAAATCTgtataaaaaatacatacacatacatatatacatacgAAGGATTTATCTTCTCATTGATATTCTAGTCTCTATTTCTTCCGGGAACCCATCTCTTATACAATACTTCACCAACTTGAAAACTATTGAACAATTTAGTAAAGTTGTTTGATTTCCATAGTGCTATCGCCTCCTGTTCCGAGATTAGTCTCTCCACGTAGCATAACACAAACGTCTTCTTTGCGCCGCCCACAACACGGGCTATGCTAGAATACCACGTATAATCTTTAGAGACGTCGTGGTCAAGACCCATAACACAAAATTCAGCGTGTTGAAATGGTGGCCCTCTcttatataataaataatcGCAGCCGAATTTTATACCAGATCTTACGCACCAACCGTGTGATCTGTAGTGATGGTATATAACGTATGATCTGACAAAGGAGTGaatatctttatatttGGCATCGAATTGAAACAGTTTCCCTGCCAGGCACGCGGGAGATATGTCAAGAACAGGAAGTGCAAAAGTTAAAAACATAGCTTCCACTGGCATTAGTTCTAGTGACTCTAGTGGCAAAAGATCACCGTTCTCATCAAGAAGATTGTTGTCTTCATCTCTTAAATTTGATTCGGAAATGTCTTGCTGTTGTGCAACGATGCCCACGTCTTCTGTTTGTTTTagtttaaattttcttaatgATTCTCGTTGTTTCTCAAGGAGGATGTTTTCCTCATCGATATGAccacctttttttcttaattctAGTAATTCTCTTTCTAACTTCGCACGTTCTTTCTTGAACTCTAATCTTTGTAATCTCCTCTGTTGTGTGACCTTCTCTAAAGTCATCTCCGTTTCAGTATTACTCTTTGTTCCTCCCCGATTGTGGAGGGGAGTATCATTGAGACCCAGTCTGGCCTCTGTTCTAGCTTTCCATGTAGGCTCACTCCTGCTAAATTGACCAGTGCCAAAAAATCCATTATTCCAAAGATATAGCATTTGCTTGTCATCTTGAACCGTGATGTGAAGAGTGGTATCTCCTATAAAATCTACATGTACTTTATCGTTCAGTGCGTTCGTACTCTTGTAATAGCGGTATGCCCAATATAGCCAAGATAACGGATTATGAAGGATTAACTCTGGAAGGTCATCTACGGGGTGAATTGGAAGAGGATACTTGTAACGCTTCTGATTGACCCTCCCTTTAGACATGCTCCTTCTTGAGTCCTTCGTACTTATTGTCTTTTCAGCGTCGTGTTACAATGAAACGTTTTAGCATATTGAATTTCGATGGAAGTTCAAATGTTTTATGCACCGAAATGAAATACTAGAGCAAAGAGATGTTAGTGAAAGCACCAGCTAATATAGctctttcaaatttacGTGAAAAAGTTATGTGTGGCAATATAAATCTATAGCAAGAGTGGCTTCtataaaacatttttgacaagaaataaaattcagATACCGTTGTAGTCTTGAGAAATCATTGTGCTCACATCGATTAACTTCGAGCAACATAAATCATGCTATCATCATTAAAATAAAGTGGAAGTATTAAGAACAGATATAATAGCACGAGAAAAAACTCGTTCAACTAAGTCTAGACACACCTCCTGGTGTTATTTAGTCCGTTCTCTTAACAACCAAAGCCTACGAGCTCTCAAACAGCTCTTTTGTTTTAACTTCCTATAGAACTGAATGGGAAACTTGCatcttgaagaaaatttttctctttaaaTATCTGACTGAAGTATTGATcccttcaaaaaaaaaaaaaaagagagttGGTTACCCATATGGGAATAATATTTCTTAGGGCTAATTGACAAAGGATTGCTAACAGAAAATGCAAAGGACTAATAACTTGAATCATTTTTATATCAGGTTTATATAGGTA
Above is a genomic segment from Saccharomyces cerevisiae S288C chromosome XII, complete sequence containing:
- the APC9 gene encoding anaphase promoting complex subunit 9 (Subunit of the Anaphase-Promoting Complex/Cyclosome (APC/C); APC/C is a ubiquitin-protein ligase required for degradation of anaphase inhibitors, including mitotic cyclins, during the metaphase/anaphase transition), translating into MNQNGDKNEGKLFQLPSLPPWKTPRFNKANFNNFTTPLRKRSTRVINDDSMPITGEVLEERTADDLYGINMDVDEVDYLNTLSHIEEEKQYDYSPFCERNTLRESRIDSFLKAERAAHCLVFHKVGHLDGIDSYRPDIDIMCGEEANKYDSANPEGNGSMLLESVPGCNKEDLERLSRREFVTNSKPNMRRLDDIINHETNALKSFWNDSGLVNSLQSHHLHEEYLLLQEELKNVYKIKCHDRVPIESLRDKCRRHYSNEDSSFL
- the CDC45 gene encoding DNA replication initiation factor CDC45 (DNA replication initiation factor; recruited to MCM pre-RC complexes at replication origins; promotes release of MCM from Mcm10p, recruits elongation machinery; binds tightly to ssDNA, which disrupts interaction with the MCM helicase and stalls it during replication stress; mutants in human homolog may cause velocardiofacial and DiGeorge syndromes), whose product is MYYGISQFSEAYNKILRNSSSHSSCQLVIFVSCLNIDALCATKMLSLLFKKQLVQSQIVPIFGYSELRRHYSQLDDNINSLLLVGFGGVIDLEAFLEIDPQEYVIDTDEKSGEQSFRRDIYVLDAHRPWNLDNIFGSQIIQCFDDGTVDDTLGEQKEAYYKLLELDEESGDDELSGDENDNNGGDDEATDADEVTDEDEEDEDETISNKRGNSSIGPNDLSKRKQRKKQIHEYEGVLEEYYSQGTTVVNSISAQIYSLLSAIGETNLSNLWLNILGTTSLDIAYAQVYNRLYPLLQDEVKRLTPSSRNSVKTPDTLTLNIQPDYYLFLLRHSSLYDSFYYSNYVNAKLSLWNENGKKRLHKMFARMGIPLSTAQETWLYMDHSIKRELGIIFDKNLDRYGLQDIIRDGFVRTLGYRGSISASEFVEALTALLEVGNSTDKDSVKINNDNNDDTDGEEEEDNSAQKLTNLRKRWVSNFWLSWDALDDRKVELLNRGIQLAQDLQRAIFNTGVAILEKKLIKHLRIYRLCVLQDGPDLDLYRNPLTLLRLGNWLIECCAESEDKQLLPMVLASIDENTDTYLVAGLTPRYPRGLDTIHTKKPILNNFSMAFQQITAETDAKVRIDNFESSIIEIRREDLSPFLEKLTLSGLL
- the LCL2 gene encoding Lcl2p (hypothetical protein; mutant is deficient in cell wall mannosylphosphate and has long chronological lifespan; genetic interactions suggest a role in ER-associated protein degradation (ERAD); SWAT-GFP fusion protein localizes to the endoplasmic reticulum and vacuole, while mCherry fusion localizes to just the vacuole), which gives rise to MSQSRWSIVLIFALFIFGSTGVNAFFNFGHHQQQQQQQQQSYEDQVLNNPCDGYLCPDTLTCVAQQKDCPCPFPKSQLKCVLPDNKFVCISKPATHNEKFRAIYDDPVKGPKAKNKGFRDCGWVSDAYKNH
- the SEN2 gene encoding tRNA splicing endonuclease subunit SEN2 (Subunit of the tRNA splicing endonuclease; tRNA splicing endonuclease (Sen complex) is composed of Sen2p, Sen15p, Sen34p, and Sen54p; Sen complex also cleaves the CBP1 mRNA at the mitochondrial surface; Sen2p contains the active site for tRNA 5' splice site cleavage and has similarity to Sen34p and to Archaeal tRNA splicing endonuclease; localizes to the peroxisome in a Pex5p-dependent manner in oleate), encoding MSKGRVNQKRYKYPLPIHPVDDLPELILHNPLSWLYWAYRYYKSTNALNDKVHVDFIGDTTLHITVQDDKQMLYLWNNGFFGTGQFSRSEPTWKARTEARLGLNDTPLHNRGGTKSNTETEMTLEKVTQQRRLQRLEFKKERAKLERELLELRKKGGHIDEENILLEKQRESLRKFKLKQTEDVGIVAQQQDISESNLRDEDNNLLDENGDLLPLESLELMPVEAMFLTFALPVLDISPACLAGKLFQFDAKYKDIHSFVRSYVIYHHYRSHGWCVRSGIKFGCDYLLYKRGPPFQHAEFCVMGLDHDVSKDYTWYSSIARVVGGAKKTFVLCYVERLISEQEAIALWKSNNFTKLFNSFQVGEVLYKRWVPGRNRD